In Plodia interpunctella isolate USDA-ARS_2022_Savannah chromosome 9, ilPloInte3.2, whole genome shotgun sequence, a single genomic region encodes these proteins:
- the LOC128672284 gene encoding uncharacterized protein LOC128672284 — protein sequence MLRKLIALSVVFGMVFADPLTDRLRDRMNNANALDFLEERTESEDLLVQLLPEKAQLIIQLVNAVIGVKVSAISIAVNVIGWLVSNAAVIIVGVLGALGFCKYTGKCALDYDVAQLRSYATPENLDTAQNFLFTAVERYAESNGRSM from the exons atgttGCGCAAATTGATAGCTTTGAGTGTGGTGTTTGGCATGGTTTTTGCAGATCCACTTACGGACAGGCTTCGCGACAGGATGAATAAT GCAAATGCTTTGGACTTCCTGGAAGAAAGGACGGAGTCAGAGGACCTGTTGGTACAACTACTGCCTGAGAAGGCTCAGTTGATAATTCAGCTCGTAAATGCAGTCATTGGAGTGAAAGTG tctgCGATATCCATAGCTGTCAACGTCATCGGATGGTTGGTCTCCAACGCTGCCGTCATCATCGTGGGAGTCCTAGGTGCCCTTGGTTTCTGCAAATACACCGGCAAATGTGCCCTGGACTACGACGTAGCACAACTGCGCAGTTACGCCACTCCTGAGAATCTGGACACTGCTCAAAATTTCCTCTTCACCGCGGTTGAAAGATATGCGGAGTCTAATGGAAGATCCATGTGA